Proteins encoded by one window of Acuticoccus sp. MNP-M23:
- a CDS encoding sugar ABC transporter ATP-binding protein produces MPEPLLELRSVTKIYPGVTALDDVSVALMPGEILGLIGENGAGKSTLMKTLGGIVAPTAGQIVIDGVSHDRLTVPAATAAGIAFVHQELNLFDNLSIAANVYIGREPRFGGPLRLIDTRALNAKVAPLLERLGLDVRPSDSLATLSIAQCQMVEIAKALSLDARVIIMDEPTSSLTLKETDRLLEVMSELRAAGVSIIYISHRLDEVKTSADRVVALRDGKRVGELTGEGITHDAMIRLMIGRDLKSVYIPPKTEPRDSGVVIDKLVTTAHPGKEVSFAFRRGEIVGLAGLIGSGRTELAHAIFGVEPAVSGRVLLDGEPFVAKAASDAIDKGIYLAPEDRKRAGLLLDLPIDQNITLADLGAYSTRGLPNRKAEREAADKQVASLSIKTPSTGTHAVNLSGGNQQKVVLGKWLSMRPNAVIFDEPTRGIDVGAKSEIYAIMRALADSGVAILMISSDMEEVIGVSDRIAVMHEGRISGLIERPDFTEHNVMLLAVGGTIEKRAPENA; encoded by the coding sequence ATGCCTGAACCTCTGCTCGAGCTGCGCTCGGTCACCAAGATCTATCCGGGCGTGACTGCGCTCGACGATGTGAGCGTGGCGCTGATGCCAGGCGAAATTCTCGGCCTCATCGGCGAGAACGGCGCTGGCAAGTCCACCCTGATGAAAACCCTGGGGGGGATCGTCGCCCCCACCGCAGGCCAGATCGTGATCGACGGCGTCTCGCACGACCGTCTCACCGTGCCCGCGGCCACCGCGGCCGGGATCGCGTTCGTCCACCAGGAACTCAACCTCTTCGACAATCTCAGCATTGCCGCCAACGTCTATATCGGCCGCGAGCCGCGCTTTGGCGGGCCGCTGCGCCTCATCGACACGCGCGCCCTCAACGCCAAGGTCGCCCCGCTGCTGGAGCGTCTCGGCCTCGACGTGCGCCCGTCCGATTCGCTGGCAACCCTCTCCATCGCCCAGTGCCAGATGGTGGAGATCGCCAAGGCGCTGTCGCTGGACGCGCGCGTCATCATCATGGACGAGCCCACCTCCAGCCTCACCCTGAAGGAGACCGACCGTCTTCTGGAGGTGATGAGCGAACTGCGCGCGGCCGGCGTCTCGATCATCTACATCTCCCACCGGCTGGACGAGGTGAAGACCTCGGCGGACCGCGTGGTCGCGCTGCGCGACGGCAAGCGCGTCGGCGAACTCACCGGCGAGGGCATCACCCACGACGCGATGATCCGCCTGATGATCGGGCGCGACCTCAAATCCGTCTACATTCCGCCCAAGACCGAGCCCCGCGATTCGGGCGTCGTCATCGACAAGCTGGTCACCACCGCCCACCCGGGCAAGGAAGTCTCGTTTGCCTTCCGCCGCGGCGAGATTGTCGGCCTTGCGGGCCTCATCGGCTCAGGTCGCACCGAGCTTGCCCACGCCATCTTCGGCGTCGAGCCTGCGGTCTCCGGCCGCGTCCTTCTGGATGGCGAGCCGTTTGTGGCCAAGGCTGCCAGCGACGCCATCGACAAGGGCATCTATCTCGCGCCCGAAGACCGCAAACGCGCCGGTCTCCTTCTCGACCTGCCCATCGACCAGAACATAACGCTGGCCGATCTTGGCGCCTACTCCACGCGCGGCTTGCCCAACCGCAAGGCCGAACGGGAGGCCGCCGACAAGCAGGTCGCCTCCCTGTCCATCAAGACACCCAGCACCGGCACCCACGCCGTCAACCTGTCCGGCGGCAACCAGCAGAAGGTGGTTCTGGGCAAGTGGCTCTCCATGCGGCCGAACGCCGTGATCTTCGACGAGCCGACCCGCGGGATCGACGTGGGCGCCAAGAGCGAAATCTACGCCATCATGCGGGCGCTTGCCGACAGCGGTGTCGCGATCCTGATGATTTCCAGCGATATGGAGGAGGTCATCGGCGTCAGCGACCGGATTGCGGTGATGCACGAGGGCCGGATCAGCGGCCTCATCGAGCGGCCGGACTTTACCGAACACAATGTCATGCTTCTGGCCGTCGGCGGAACGATAGAGAAAAGAGCGCCCGAGAATGCTTAG
- a CDS encoding sugar-binding protein, whose product MNSTPKNRAMAVLRTLSRRTLLAAGVASVALVAAAGAPSYAQDVKTLAFVVNVPADFWKFARVGTEKADGELDNYQVEFYIPGEMSAAAQKKIMEDLLAKGVDGIAISPVNPDDSTDILNEVASKAVLFTHDADAPNSDRVMYIGTDNVAAGRQAGELMKKALPDGGTAMLFVGTMDAANARERSQGIKEAIEGTDIEIIDIRTDGGDQTKAKANAEDTLSKYPDIDLLVGLWAYNTPQIYNAVKAAGKAGQVKIVGFDEDQQTLKGIVAGDILGTVVQQPYEFGYQSIIKMAKYIDGDKSVVPADELDIVPTKIIDSSNVKEFIEQVRAILGN is encoded by the coding sequence ATGAATTCTACGCCCAAAAACCGTGCGATGGCCGTCCTGCGCACCCTCAGCCGCCGCACCCTGCTGGCCGCTGGCGTTGCATCCGTGGCGCTCGTCGCCGCTGCCGGCGCTCCGTCCTATGCGCAGGACGTGAAGACCCTCGCCTTCGTCGTCAACGTCCCTGCCGATTTCTGGAAGTTTGCGCGCGTCGGCACCGAAAAGGCCGATGGCGAACTCGATAACTACCAGGTCGAGTTCTACATTCCGGGCGAAATGTCCGCTGCGGCACAGAAGAAGATCATGGAAGATCTTCTCGCCAAGGGCGTCGACGGCATCGCCATCAGCCCGGTGAACCCCGACGATTCCACCGACATCCTCAACGAAGTCGCTTCCAAGGCCGTCCTCTTCACCCATGACGCCGACGCGCCCAACTCCGACCGCGTCATGTACATCGGCACCGACAACGTGGCCGCTGGCCGCCAGGCGGGCGAGCTGATGAAGAAGGCCCTGCCCGATGGCGGCACCGCAATGCTGTTCGTCGGCACCATGGACGCAGCCAACGCACGCGAGCGCTCGCAGGGCATCAAGGAAGCCATCGAAGGCACGGACATCGAGATCATCGACATCCGCACCGACGGCGGCGACCAGACCAAGGCAAAGGCCAACGCCGAAGACACCCTGTCGAAGTACCCGGACATCGACCTTCTGGTCGGCCTGTGGGCCTACAACACGCCGCAGATCTACAATGCGGTGAAGGCAGCGGGCAAAGCCGGCCAGGTCAAGATCGTCGGCTTCGACGAAGACCAGCAGACCCTCAAGGGCATCGTCGCCGGTGACATCCTCGGCACCGTCGTCCAGCAGCCTTACGAGTTCGGCTACCAGTCGATCATCAAGATGGCCAAGTACATCGACGGCGACAAATCCGTCGTGCCCGCCGACGAACTCGACATCGTGCCGACGAAGATCATCGATTCGTCGAACGTCAAAGAGTTCATCGAGCAGGTGCGCGCCATCCTCGGCAACTGA